A genome region from Anopheles stephensi strain Indian chromosome 2, UCI_ANSTEP_V1.0, whole genome shotgun sequence includes the following:
- the LOC118517641 gene encoding protein jim lovell isoform X1: MKESFEIMPDQEHYSLRWNNHQNHILRAFDTLLQTKTLVDVTLVCAETSIRAHKVVLSACSPFFQRVFSETPCKHPVIVLKDFRGWVVQAIVDFMYRGEISVPQERLSVLIQAGESLQVRGLVDHPVAANTPTPAQSPEDFSLLDTSLISPTSPSLPSPNFQSSHQSGQLRHHPTTATGLISSNTPKLLLPPQVFADPSISLPSATVDPCTSPMPRRKQARPRRRSGDCAPQDLSSKPSTPIPQTLDDEDTERELLDDRPDEDEDDLEELDDDDDDDDDDLKRILHRSQSVDEKLAALVAKEDLRTQSSSSLTTTPPTTTTTSTTAAPPTPTTTTSNSDERRSRSLHKLSPRKTSSSKGGPGLLQRDDDLHPETAPSSSDSPSVADGPENLCIKKSSPSSSELIRSIATGGVVGEQRNRIASIDALDNNAAGSETNDRTGCRDDAARLPDGAGKDSSPLSDTVGGHIGGSRGLLSLKDIRHLNRAALNRSLGSISPPPSFASLNNNLHPALSLMHHHHHHHHHHGDSKRVKLEDREDERSLLHDDMLEPPHFLDHMDLALSTHQHPLAHHLAHQHHLRNASPNLRPPTADGVGGTDNNSSGNSNKQNNSGNSSNNNNGSAGANNHSSILNQHHGNPNNKHHHHPSSGGGRPGTPKHSSSLGNNNNNNVGSNSSGSSGNNNSLHHGHHPHHHPHNGPKGSAGGPKDFLHSPTLNFPPFFNHSEGPPRPTHSPLPFPHMPSVSSLTLTPPHMFGLDSPLGLFPPGMDPGKIYSPLMEMSDPRGMHHDGPPFLKKKSKLNRPKGQHSAPRGGPPRSWTNAELTEALQHVWNKKMTTSQASRIFGIPYNSLLMYVRGKYGKSLKLEQLRKDCISGPPIELLQMGVSNSNKDKKEGKDSDLHHSHHSGSGTGRDGNGGPNGGGGGGGGGGGPGNGGPRSASSEPDLLSSPNPLFNPFPGGFYPDFPGGFPGLPLSMLNLLPPERHPPHTLPMSVDEDCKSDRSKQSLDDDFPQPLALNRPSSEQLADSRREIYQQNGQD; the protein is encoded by the exons ATGAAGGAATCATTCGAAATCATGCCTGATCAAGAACACTACAGCCTTCGGTGGAACAATCACCAAAACCATATACTCCGTGCATTTGACACGTTGCTGCAGACCAAAACGCTCGTCGACGTGACGCTGGTGTGTGCCgaaacgagcattcgcgcgcACAAGGTAGTGTTGTCCGCCTGCTCCCCATTCTTTCAGCGTGTGTTCTCCGAGACGCCCTGCAAACATCCAGTGATCGTGCTGAAGGACTTCCGCGGATGGGTCGTGCAGGCGATCGTGGATTTTATGTACCGTGGTGAAATCAGTGTACCGCAGGAACGACTTTCGGTGCTAATACAGGCTGGCGAATCGTTGCAGGTGCGTGGTCTGGTAGACCATCCGGTAGCCGCAAACACCCCGACACCGGCCCAGTCTCCCGAAGACTTTAGCCTGCTCGACACCTCACTGATATCGCCAACTTCACCCTCGTTACCCTCGCCAAACTTTCAGTCAAGTCACCAATCGGGACAGCTTCGACATCACCCGACGACGGCCACTGGGCTTATATCGTCCAACACGCCGAAACTGTTGCTACCGCCGCAAGTGTTTGCGGACCCGTCGATCAGTCTACCGAGCGCTACCGTTGATCCGTGCACCTCTCCGATGCCTCGCCGCAAACAGGCCCGTCCGCGAAGACGCTCGGGCGACTGTGCACCGCAGGATCTGAGCAGCAAACCCTCCACACCAATCCCACAGACGCTGGACGATGAGGACACGGAGCGAGAGCTGCTCGACGATCGCCCAGATGAGGATGAAGATGATCTAGAGGAAttggacgatgatgacgatgatgacgacgacgatctgAAGCGCATCTTGCACCGAAGCCAATCGGTCGATGAAAAACTGGCGGCACTGGTAGCAAAAGAAGATTTACGAACACAATCTTCCAGCAGCCTGACGACAACCCCGCCGACCACGACGACCACGTCAACAACCGCAGCGCCACCGACGCCAACGACGACAACGTCGAACAGCGATGAAAGGCGATCACGCTCGTTGCACAAATTAAGCCCTCGCAAAACGTCTTCCTCGAAGGGTGGCCCAGGACTGCTGCAGCGGGACGACGATCTGCACCCCGAGACGGCGCCGTCATCGTCCGATTCCCCATCAGTGGCCGATGGACCGGAAAATCTGTGcataaaaaaatcctctcCCAGCAGTTCCGAACTAATTAGAAGCATTGCAACCGGAGGGGTCGTCGGCGAGCAGCGTAATCGAATAGCGTCGATCGACGCCTTGGACAACAATGCTGCTGGCAGCGAAACGAATGACCGGACGGGCTGTCGAGACGATGCGGCACGCTTGCCTGATGGAGCAGGCAAGGACTCCTCACCACTATCCGACACCGTCGGCGGCCACATCGGAGGGAGTCGGGGGCTTCTTTCGCTGAAGGACATCCGGCACCTGAACCGTGCGGCGTTGAATCGGTCCCTCGGGTCCATCTCACCACCACCCTCGTTCGCGTCGCTTAACAACAATCTGCACCCGGCCCTAAGTCTGatgcatcaccaccaccatcatcaccatcatcacggCGATTCGAAGCGTGTGAAGCTGGAAGATCGTGAGGATGAGCGTTCGCTGCTGCACGACGACATGCTGGAACCGCCACATTTTTTGGACCACATGGATCTGGCGCTCAGCACACATCAGCATCCGCTCGCACACCATCTAGCCCACCAGCACCATCTACGCAACGCTTCGCCCAATCTGCGACCTCCCACGGCCGATGGGGTAGGCGGCACGGACAATaacagcagcggcaacagcaacaaacagaATAACAGCGGTAACTCCAGCAATAATAATAACGGTAGCGCCGGCGCTAACAATCACAGCAGTATCCTGAACCAGCATCACGGCAACCCAAATAacaagcatcatcatcacccgtCTAGTGGTGGTGGCAGACCAGGAACCCCCAAGCATTCCTCCAGCctcggcaacaacaacaacaataacgtTGGCAGCAATAGCTccggcagcagcggcaacaacaacagtcttCACCACGGTCATCAtccgcatcatcatccacaCAATGGTCCCAAAGGATCTGCTGGAGGGCCGAAAGACTTTCTGCACAGTCCCACCCTCAACTTTCCACCGTTCTTCAACCATTCGGAAGGACCGCCGAGACCTACCCATTCGCCGCTTCCCTTTCCGCACATGCCGTCGGTTTCGTCCCTCACGCTCACTCCGCCCCACA TGTTCGGACTCGATTCACCACTAGGACTTTTTCCGCCAGGAATGGATCCCGGGAAAATTTACAGCCCCCTGATGGAAATGTCGGACCCACGTGGTATGCACCACGACGGACCGCCTTTCCTCAAGAAGAAAAGTAAGT TGAACCGACCAAAAGGACAACATTCGGCACCACGCGGAGGACCACCCCGATCATGGACGAACGCCGAGCTAACCGAAGCGCTGCAGCATGTGTGGAACAAGAAGATGACCACGAGTCAAGCGTCACGCATCTTCGGCATCCCGTACAACTCGCTACTGATGTACGTGCGGGGCAAGTACGGCAAAAGCCTGAAGCTCGAACAGCTCCGGAAGGACTGCATAAGCGGGCCACCGATCGAGCTGCTGCAGATGGGCGTTAGCAATAGCAACAAAGACAAGAAGGAGGGCAAAGACTCGGACCTGCATCACAGCCACCATTCGGGCAGTGGGACGGGACGAGACGGTAACGGTGGAccgaacggtggtggtggtggtggtggaggtggcggTGGTCCAGGAAATGGTGGACCACGATCCGCATCCTCGGAACCGGACCTCCTGTCCAGCCCGAATCCACTGTTCAACCCGTTCCCCGGTGGGTTTTATCCAGACTTCCCGGGCGGATTTCCGGGGCTGCCGCTGAGCATGCTGAACCTGCTACCACCGGAACGACACCCACCGCACACGCTACCGATGTCCGTGGATGAGGACTGCAAGAGCGATCGGTCGAAACAATCGCTGGACGATGATTTCCCACAACCGTTGGCGCTTAATCGGCCGTCGTCGGAGCAGCTAGCGGACAGCCGGCGGGAGATATACCAACAGAACGGGCAGGACTAA
- the LOC118517641 gene encoding protein jim lovell isoform X2, producing the protein MKESFEIMPDQEHYSLRWNNHQNHILRAFDTLLQTKTLVDVTLVCAETSIRAHKVVLSACSPFFQRVFSETPCKHPVIVLKDFRGWVVQAIVDFMYRGEISVPQERLSVLIQAGESLQVRGLVDHPVAANTPTPAQSPEDFSLLDTSLISPTSPSLPSPNFQSSHQSGQLRHHPTTATGLISSNTPKLLLPPQVFADPSISLPSATVDPCTSPMPRRKQARPRRRSGDCAPQDLSSKPSTPIPQTLDDEDTERELLDDRPDEDEDDLEELDDDDDDDDDDLKRILHRSQSVDEKLAALVAKEDLRTQSSSSLTTTPPTTTTTSTTAAPPTPTTTTSNSDERRSRSLHKLSPRKTSSSKGGPGLLQRDDDLHPETAPSSSDSPSVADGPENLCIKKSSPSSSELIRSIATGGVVGEQRNRIASIDALDNNAAGSETNDRTGCRDDAARLPDGAGKDSSPLSDTVGGHIGGSRGLLSLKDIRHLNRAALNRSLGSISPPPSFASLNNNLHPALSLMHHHHHHHHHHGDSKRVKLEDREDERSLLHDDMLEPPHFLDHMDLALSTHQHPLAHHLAHQHHLRNASPNLRPPTADGVGGTDNNSSGNSNKQNNSGNSSNNNNGSAGANNHSSILNQHHGNPNNKHHHHPSSGGGRPGTPKHSSSLGNNNNNNVGSNSSGSSGNNNSLHHGHHPHHHPHNGPKGSAGGPKDFLHSPTLNFPPFFNHSEGPPRPTHSPLPFPHMPSVSSLTLTPPHMFGLDSPLGLFPPGMDPGKIYSPLMEMSDPRGMHHDGPPFLKKKMNRPKGQHSAPRGGPPRSWTNAELTEALQHVWNKKMTTSQASRIFGIPYNSLLMYVRGKYGKSLKLEQLRKDCISGPPIELLQMGVSNSNKDKKEGKDSDLHHSHHSGSGTGRDGNGGPNGGGGGGGGGGGPGNGGPRSASSEPDLLSSPNPLFNPFPGGFYPDFPGGFPGLPLSMLNLLPPERHPPHTLPMSVDEDCKSDRSKQSLDDDFPQPLALNRPSSEQLADSRREIYQQNGQD; encoded by the exons ATGAAGGAATCATTCGAAATCATGCCTGATCAAGAACACTACAGCCTTCGGTGGAACAATCACCAAAACCATATACTCCGTGCATTTGACACGTTGCTGCAGACCAAAACGCTCGTCGACGTGACGCTGGTGTGTGCCgaaacgagcattcgcgcgcACAAGGTAGTGTTGTCCGCCTGCTCCCCATTCTTTCAGCGTGTGTTCTCCGAGACGCCCTGCAAACATCCAGTGATCGTGCTGAAGGACTTCCGCGGATGGGTCGTGCAGGCGATCGTGGATTTTATGTACCGTGGTGAAATCAGTGTACCGCAGGAACGACTTTCGGTGCTAATACAGGCTGGCGAATCGTTGCAGGTGCGTGGTCTGGTAGACCATCCGGTAGCCGCAAACACCCCGACACCGGCCCAGTCTCCCGAAGACTTTAGCCTGCTCGACACCTCACTGATATCGCCAACTTCACCCTCGTTACCCTCGCCAAACTTTCAGTCAAGTCACCAATCGGGACAGCTTCGACATCACCCGACGACGGCCACTGGGCTTATATCGTCCAACACGCCGAAACTGTTGCTACCGCCGCAAGTGTTTGCGGACCCGTCGATCAGTCTACCGAGCGCTACCGTTGATCCGTGCACCTCTCCGATGCCTCGCCGCAAACAGGCCCGTCCGCGAAGACGCTCGGGCGACTGTGCACCGCAGGATCTGAGCAGCAAACCCTCCACACCAATCCCACAGACGCTGGACGATGAGGACACGGAGCGAGAGCTGCTCGACGATCGCCCAGATGAGGATGAAGATGATCTAGAGGAAttggacgatgatgacgatgatgacgacgacgatctgAAGCGCATCTTGCACCGAAGCCAATCGGTCGATGAAAAACTGGCGGCACTGGTAGCAAAAGAAGATTTACGAACACAATCTTCCAGCAGCCTGACGACAACCCCGCCGACCACGACGACCACGTCAACAACCGCAGCGCCACCGACGCCAACGACGACAACGTCGAACAGCGATGAAAGGCGATCACGCTCGTTGCACAAATTAAGCCCTCGCAAAACGTCTTCCTCGAAGGGTGGCCCAGGACTGCTGCAGCGGGACGACGATCTGCACCCCGAGACGGCGCCGTCATCGTCCGATTCCCCATCAGTGGCCGATGGACCGGAAAATCTGTGcataaaaaaatcctctcCCAGCAGTTCCGAACTAATTAGAAGCATTGCAACCGGAGGGGTCGTCGGCGAGCAGCGTAATCGAATAGCGTCGATCGACGCCTTGGACAACAATGCTGCTGGCAGCGAAACGAATGACCGGACGGGCTGTCGAGACGATGCGGCACGCTTGCCTGATGGAGCAGGCAAGGACTCCTCACCACTATCCGACACCGTCGGCGGCCACATCGGAGGGAGTCGGGGGCTTCTTTCGCTGAAGGACATCCGGCACCTGAACCGTGCGGCGTTGAATCGGTCCCTCGGGTCCATCTCACCACCACCCTCGTTCGCGTCGCTTAACAACAATCTGCACCCGGCCCTAAGTCTGatgcatcaccaccaccatcatcaccatcatcacggCGATTCGAAGCGTGTGAAGCTGGAAGATCGTGAGGATGAGCGTTCGCTGCTGCACGACGACATGCTGGAACCGCCACATTTTTTGGACCACATGGATCTGGCGCTCAGCACACATCAGCATCCGCTCGCACACCATCTAGCCCACCAGCACCATCTACGCAACGCTTCGCCCAATCTGCGACCTCCCACGGCCGATGGGGTAGGCGGCACGGACAATaacagcagcggcaacagcaacaaacagaATAACAGCGGTAACTCCAGCAATAATAATAACGGTAGCGCCGGCGCTAACAATCACAGCAGTATCCTGAACCAGCATCACGGCAACCCAAATAacaagcatcatcatcacccgtCTAGTGGTGGTGGCAGACCAGGAACCCCCAAGCATTCCTCCAGCctcggcaacaacaacaacaataacgtTGGCAGCAATAGCTccggcagcagcggcaacaacaacagtcttCACCACGGTCATCAtccgcatcatcatccacaCAATGGTCCCAAAGGATCTGCTGGAGGGCCGAAAGACTTTCTGCACAGTCCCACCCTCAACTTTCCACCGTTCTTCAACCATTCGGAAGGACCGCCGAGACCTACCCATTCGCCGCTTCCCTTTCCGCACATGCCGTCGGTTTCGTCCCTCACGCTCACTCCGCCCCACA TGTTCGGACTCGATTCACCACTAGGACTTTTTCCGCCAGGAATGGATCCCGGGAAAATTTACAGCCCCCTGATGGAAATGTCGGACCCACGTGGTATGCACCACGACGGACCGCCTTTCCTCAAGAAGAAAA TGAACCGACCAAAAGGACAACATTCGGCACCACGCGGAGGACCACCCCGATCATGGACGAACGCCGAGCTAACCGAAGCGCTGCAGCATGTGTGGAACAAGAAGATGACCACGAGTCAAGCGTCACGCATCTTCGGCATCCCGTACAACTCGCTACTGATGTACGTGCGGGGCAAGTACGGCAAAAGCCTGAAGCTCGAACAGCTCCGGAAGGACTGCATAAGCGGGCCACCGATCGAGCTGCTGCAGATGGGCGTTAGCAATAGCAACAAAGACAAGAAGGAGGGCAAAGACTCGGACCTGCATCACAGCCACCATTCGGGCAGTGGGACGGGACGAGACGGTAACGGTGGAccgaacggtggtggtggtggtggtggaggtggcggTGGTCCAGGAAATGGTGGACCACGATCCGCATCCTCGGAACCGGACCTCCTGTCCAGCCCGAATCCACTGTTCAACCCGTTCCCCGGTGGGTTTTATCCAGACTTCCCGGGCGGATTTCCGGGGCTGCCGCTGAGCATGCTGAACCTGCTACCACCGGAACGACACCCACCGCACACGCTACCGATGTCCGTGGATGAGGACTGCAAGAGCGATCGGTCGAAACAATCGCTGGACGATGATTTCCCACAACCGTTGGCGCTTAATCGGCCGTCGTCGGAGCAGCTAGCGGACAGCCGGCGGGAGATATACCAACAGAACGGGCAGGACTAA